One Cellulomonas taurus genomic region harbors:
- a CDS encoding LysM peptidoglycan-binding domain-containing protein: MSTIAAQPRIIGQVAPVRRTRVTAPVASTAHPRPRPVASQSAPDGRLRLTRRGRVVVVALGLLLAVAGVMGGRAVAESPQQAVEVQTYAVQTGDTMWSIAQGVAQPGEDVRDVVLQLQRLNDLADTSLLAGQVLLLPADV; this comes from the coding sequence ATGAGCACCATCGCAGCGCAGCCGCGGATCATCGGCCAGGTCGCCCCCGTGCGACGCACCCGGGTCACCGCACCCGTCGCATCCACCGCGCACCCGCGGCCCCGGCCCGTCGCGTCGCAGTCCGCTCCGGACGGCCGGCTGCGCCTGACCCGGCGCGGTCGGGTGGTGGTGGTCGCCCTCGGTCTGCTGCTGGCGGTCGCCGGGGTGATGGGCGGCCGTGCGGTGGCCGAGTCGCCCCAGCAGGCGGTCGAGGTGCAGACCTACGCCGTGCAGACCGGCGACACCATGTGGAGCATCGCGCAGGGAGTGGCCCAGCCGGGGGAGGACGTCCGCGACGTCGTGCTCCAGCTGCAGCGGCTGAACGACCTGGCCGACACCTCGCTGCTCGCCGGGCAGGTGCTCCTGCTCCCGGCCGACGTCTGA
- the lexA gene encoding transcriptional repressor LexA: MAPKATEDEAEIGLGDGLTPRQRLVLDTVRASVESRGYPPSMREIGDAVGLTSPSSVKHQLTALERKGYLRRDPNRPRAIEVVQPDDSRPVGALPGALTSLIGDEDTAAREGAPAAAYVPVVGRIAAGGPILAEQLVEDVFPLPRQLVGEGELFLLKVVGDSMVDAAICDGDWVVVRRQPVAENGQIVAAMLDGEATVKTLKRTDGHVWLLPQNPAYSPIDGDQAQVLGRVVSVLRSL; the protein is encoded by the coding sequence ATGGCACCGAAGGCGACCGAGGACGAGGCCGAGATCGGTCTCGGCGACGGCCTGACCCCGCGGCAGCGGCTGGTGCTGGACACCGTGCGCGCCTCGGTGGAGAGCCGTGGGTACCCGCCGAGCATGCGCGAGATCGGCGACGCCGTCGGCCTGACCAGCCCGTCCAGCGTCAAGCACCAGCTGACCGCCCTGGAGCGCAAGGGCTACCTGCGCCGCGACCCGAACCGACCCCGGGCGATCGAGGTCGTCCAGCCGGACGACTCCCGGCCGGTCGGAGCGCTGCCCGGCGCGCTCACCAGCCTGATCGGCGACGAGGACACCGCTGCCCGGGAGGGTGCACCCGCCGCCGCCTACGTGCCGGTGGTGGGACGGATCGCCGCCGGCGGCCCGATCCTGGCCGAGCAGCTGGTGGAGGACGTGTTCCCGCTCCCCCGGCAGCTGGTGGGCGAGGGCGAGCTCTTCCTGCTCAAGGTGGTCGGCGACTCGATGGTGGACGCCGCGATCTGCGACGGCGACTGGGTGGTCGTCCGCCGCCAGCCGGTCGCGGAGAACGGTCAGATCGTCGCCGCCATGCTGGACGGCGAGGCCACGGTGAAGACCCTCAAGCGCACCGACGGGCACGTCTGGCTGCTGCCGCAGAACCCGGCCTACTCGCCGATCGACGGCGACCAGGCGCAGGTCCTCGGCCGCGTGGTGTCCGTGCTGCGCAGCCTGTAG